The Triticum aestivum cultivar Chinese Spring chromosome 7B, IWGSC CS RefSeq v2.1, whole genome shotgun sequence genome window below encodes:
- the LOC123161347 gene encoding uncharacterized protein: protein MPSAIVSSLCTEQEVETISVRHDIPEKLTRCLAGNKPVCAPPDGGVGVYVDALEAGMHFPLHGFFRQVLAHFGLAPSQFTPNGWRVMAGFVVLCHKSGVEPPPLAVFRHFFSLRARGGWYHFRAKDAAGGLFTKLRKVKGWKTRFFFLTSPEPWQFPACWGGPPPKSSTGDPLLTDEEKTLAKKLLGANFSAQLPAQPPPAVRIRGINPSSDEMTEKMPAARMNLRSSGRKRKLEEANANQGVPTVKSPPAAHGDMADTEATQEALQAILAASQGSVFAAAKPSDVVALSHEKVLQGLSYVSFFLERTMDLQEKVTAREGEAAAEAAVLRQELESVKAELAEVKDAVGAVELENAKELAMQEFLGSEEHARRAPGLRCEGVRARRGGHEDDHAPALPTPRRQAARRAAGRAVLIVSFCRRSILLESELSCGII, encoded by the exons ATGCCATCAGCTATCGTCTCGTCCCTATGCACGGAGCAGGAGGTCGAAACGATCAGCGTGAGGCACGACATCCCAGAGAAGCTCACTCGGTGCCTTGCGGGCAACAAGCCCGTGTGCGCGCCGCCGGACGGCGGCGTCGGTGTGTACGTGGACGCGCTGGAGGCCGGGATGCACTTCCCGCTGCACGGCTTCTTCCGCCAGGTGCTCGCACACTTTGGCCTGGCGCCCAGCCAGTTCACGCCCAACGGGTGGCGTGTTATGGCCGGATTCGTCGTGCTCTGCCACAAGTCCGGCGTGGAGCCGCCGCCTCTGGCCgtcttccgccacttcttctcgctccgCGCGCGCGGGGGATGGTACCACTTCCGGGCTAAGGACGCCGCCGGGGGGCTCTTCACAAAGCTGCGGAAGGTCAAGGGCTGGAAAACACGATTCTTCTTTTTGACCTCGCCGGAGCCGTGGCAGTTCCCCGCTTGCTGGGGCGGCCCCCCGCCCAAGAGTTCCACCGGTGATCCGCTGCTCACGGACGAGGAGAAAACATTGGCAAAAAAGCTTCTGGGCGCAAACTTCTCTGCTCAGTTACCTGCACAGCCGCCGCCTGCTGTTCGAATCAGAG GAATCAATCCATCTTCTGACGAGATGACCGAGAAAATGCCGGCAGCACGGATGAATTTGCGGTCGTCCGGGAGGAAGAGGAAGCTAGAGGAGGCCAACGCAAATCAGGGAGTGCCAACGGTGAAGTCGCCGCCTGCAGCCCATGGGGACATGGCCGACACGGAGGCCACACAGGAGGCGCTGCAGGCCATTCTCGCGGCCTCGCAGGGGTCGGTGTTCGCGGCGGCGAAGCCATCCGACGTCGTCGCATTGAGCCACGAAAAAGTGCTGCAG GGTTTGAGCTACGTGTCGTTCTTCCTGGAGCGCACCATGGACCTGCAGGAGAAGGTGACCGCTCGGGAGGGCGAGGCCGCCGCGGAGGCTGCGGTGTTGCGGCAGGAGCTGGAGAGTGTGAAGGCCGAGCTGGCCGAGGTCAAGGACGCGGTCGGTGCGGTGGAGCTGGAGAACGccaaggagctggcgatgcaggAGTTCCTTGGCTCCGAGGAGCACGCCCGTCGAGCTCCAGGGCTACGATGCGAAGGGGTACGAGCGCGGCGTGGAGGACACGAGGATGACCATGCTCCGGCACTACCCACACCTCGACGGCAGGCGGCTCGTCGTGCCGCCGGAAGGGCCGTATTGATTGTATCGTTCTGTCGTCGATCGATCCTTTTGGAGTCGGAGCTATCCTGTGGTATTATCTGA